From a single Drosophila sulfurigaster albostrigata strain 15112-1811.04 chromosome 3, ASM2355843v2, whole genome shotgun sequence genomic region:
- the LOC133844368 gene encoding splicing factor 3B subunit 3 isoform X1 yields MYLYNLTLQKGTGVTHAVHGNFSGGKQQEVLLSRGKSLELLRPDPNTGKVHTLMSTEIFGCIRALMAFRLTGGTKDYIVVGSDSGRIVILEYIPSKNALEKVHQETFGKSGCRRIVPGQYFAIDPKGRAVMIGAVEKQKLAYIMNRDTQARLTISSPLEAHKSNTLTYHMVGVDVGFDNPMFACLEIDYEEADLDPSGEAAQRTQQTLTFYELDLGLNHVVRKYSEPLEEHANFLVSVPGGNDGPSGVLICSENYLTYKNLGDQHDIRCPIPRRRNDLDDPERGMIFICSATHRTKSMYFFLLQTEQGDIFKITLETDDDVVSEIKLKYFDTVPPATAMCVLKTGFLFVASEFGNHYLYQIAHLGDDDDEPEFSSAMPLEEGETFFFAPRALKNLVLVDELPSFAPIITSQVADLANEDTPQLYVLCGRGPRSTLRVLRHGLEVSEMAVSELPGNPNAVWTVKKRVDDEFDAYIIVSFVNATLVLSIGETVEEVTDSGFLGTTPTLCCAALGDDALVQVYPDGIRHIRSDKRVNEWKAPGKKSITKCAVNQRQVVITLSGRELVYFEMDPTGELNEYTERSEMPAEIMCMALGTVPDGEQRSWFLAVGLADNTVRILSLDPNNCLSPCSMQALPSPAESLCLVEMGHTESTTAGGGADDDLPPQRSGGSNKGTIYLNIGLSNGVLLRTVLDPVSGDLADTRTRYLGSRPVKLFRIKMQGAEAVLAMSSRTWLSYYHQNRFHLTPLSYETLEYASGFSSEQCSEGIVAISTNTLRILALEKLGAVFNQVAFPLQYTPRAFVIHPDTGRMLIAETDHNAYTEDTKNARKEQMADEMRSAAGDEERELAREMANAFINEVLPEDVFSAPKAGLGLWASQIRCLDAMQGQTMFSVPLTQNEAIMSMALLKFSIAADGRYYLAVGIAKDLQLNPRISQGGCIDIYKIDPTCTSLEFLHRTEIDEIPGALCGFQGRLLAGCGRMLRIYDLGKKKMLRKCENKHIPYQIVNIQAMGHRVYVSDVQESVFFIRYRRAENQLIIFADDTHPRWVTATTLLDYDTIAIADKFGNLSIQRLPHSVTDDVDEDPTGTKSLWDRGLLSGASQKSENICSFHVGEIIMSLQKATLIPGGSEALIYSTLSGTVGAFVPFTSREDYDFFQHLEMHMRNENPPLCGRDHLSYRSSYYPVKNVLDGDLCEQYLSIDAVKQKSIAGDMFRTPNQICKKLEDIRTRYAF; encoded by the exons ATGTACTTGTATAATTTGACGCTACAAAAGGGCACCGGCGTCACGCACGCGGTGCACGGCAACTTTTCgggtggcaagcagcaagaaGTGCTGCTGTCACGTGGCAAGTCGCTGGAGTTGCTTCGCCCTGATCCCAATACCGGCAAAGTTCACACGTTGATGTCAACCGAAATCTTTGGCTGCATTCGTGCTCTGATGGCCTTTCGTCTGACGGGTGGCACAAAAG ATtacattgttgttggttcaGACTCTGGTCGCATTGTCATTCTGGAATACATTCCCAGCAAGAATGCGTTGGAGAAAGTGCATCAGGAGACCTTTGGCAAGTCCGGCTGTCGTCGGATTGTCCCTGGCCAATACTTTGCCATCGATCCAAAAGGTCGTGCCGTGATGATTGGTGCTGTAGAAAAACAGAAGTTGGCCTACATCATGAACCGTGATACACAGGCTCGCTTAACCATCTCGTCGCCATTGGAAGCACACAAGTCGAACACGCTGACTTATCACATGGTTGGTGTCGATGTTGGCTTTGATAATCCAATGTTTGCTTGCCTGGAAATCGACTACGAAGAAGCAGATTTAGATCCATCAG GTGAAGCAGCTCAGCGCACTCAACAAACACTGACATTTTATGAGTTGGATCTTGGCTTGAATCATGTGGTTCGTAAGTACTCGGAACCACTCGAAGAGCACGCAAATTTCTTGGTTTCTGTACCCGGTGGCAATGACGGACCTTCGGGTGTGCTCATTTGCTCGGAGAATTATCTGACCTACAAGAATCTGGGTGATCAGCATGATATTCGTTGTCCCATTCCACGTCGTCGTAACGATCTCGATGATCCGGAGCGTGGCATGATCTTTATATGCTCGGCAACACATCGCACCAAGAGCATGTACTTCTTTCTGCTGCAAACGGAGCAGGGCGATATCTTTAAGATCACCCTGGAGAccgatgatgatgttgtgtCGGAGATCAAGCTCAAGTACTTTGACACTGTGCCACCAGCAACGGCAATGTGTGTGCTGAAGACTGGCTTTCTGTTCGTCGCCAGCGAATTTGGAAACCA TTATCTGTACCAAATTGCACATCtgggcgatgatgatgatgagcccGAATTCAGCTCTGCGATGCCATTGGAGGAGGGAGAGACTTTCTTCTTTGCTCCACGTGCATTGAAAAACCTCGTGTTGGTCGATGAGTTGCCCTCGTTTGCACCCATTATTACCTCCCAGGTGGCTGATCTGGCCAATGAGGACACGCCACAGTTGTATGTGCTCTGTGGTCGTGGGCCACGCTCTACACTTCGTGTACTGCGTCATGGCCTCGAGGTATCTGAGATGGCTGTCTCTGAGCTGCCCGGTAATCCAAATGCCGTATGGACTGTCAAGAAACGTGTTGATG ACGAGTTTGATGCCTATATCATTGTCTCCTTCGTGAATGCCACTTTGGTTCTGAGCATTGGTGAGACCGTTGAGGAAGTAACGGATAGCGGTTTCCTTGGCACAACGCCAACATTGTGTTGCGCTGCCTTGGGTGACGATGCTTTGGTTCAAGTCTATCCCGATGGCATTCGTCACATCCGTTCCGATAAACGTGTGAATGAATGGAAGGCGCCGGGCAAGAAATCCATTACCAAATGCGCCGTCAATCAACGTCAGGTTGTCATCACGCTCTCTGGTCGGGAATTGGTTTACTTTGAAATGGATCCG ACTGGCGAATTGAACGAGTACACAGAACGCTCTGAAATGCCTGCTGAGATCATGTGCATGGCTTTGGGAACAGTGCCTGATGGCGAGCAGCGTTCCTGGTTCTTGGCTGTCGGCCTCGCTGATAACACTGTGCGCATACTCTCGCTGGATCCCAACAACTGCCTCTCGCCCTGCTCTATGCAGGCGTTGCCCTCGCCAGCCGAGTCTTTGTGCTTGGTTGAGATGGGTCACACAGAGAGCACCACAGCAGGTGGTGGAGCAGATGATGACTTGCCACCTCAGCGCAGTGGTGGCAGCAATAAAGGCACCATCTATCTGAACATTGGATTGAGCAATGGCGTCTTGCTGCGTACTGTTTTGGATCCTGTATCTGGAGATCTGGCGGATACACGTACACGTTACTTGGGTTCACGTCCAGTGAAACTGTTCCGCATCAAGATGCAGGGAGCGGAGGCAGTGCTGGCCATGTCCAGCCGCACTTGGCTGTCGTACTATCATCAGAATCGATTCCATTTGACGCCGTTGTCCTACGAGACACTTGAGTACGCTTCAGGCTTCTCCAGCGAGCAATGTAGTGAAGGTATTGTGGCCATTTCTACGAATACGCTGCGTATCTTGGCACTTGAGAAACTTGGCGCTGTCTTCAATCAGGTGGCATTCCCCCTGCAGTACACGCCGCGTGCCTTTGTCATACATCCTGATACGGGACGCATGCTAATTGCCGAGACGGATCACAATGCTTACACTGAAGATACGAAGAATGCACGCAAAGAACAAATGGCTGACGAAATGCGCAGTGCTGCTGGCGATGAGGAACGAGAGCTGGCCAGAGAGATGGCAAATGCCTTTATCAACGAAGTGCTGCCAGAGGATGTCTTCTCTGCACCCAAGGCTGGACTGGGTCTGTGGGCCTCACAGATTCGCTGCCTGGATGCCATGCAAGGCCAGACGATGTTCAGTGTGCCACTGACTCAAAACGAGGCAATCATGTCGATGGCATTGCTGAAGTTCTCCATTGCGGCCGATGGACGCTATTACTTGGCGGTGGGAATCGCTAAGGATTTGCAGTTGAATCCACGCATATCACAAGGTGGCTGCATTGATATCTACAAGATTGATCCGACGTGCACAAGTCTGGAGTTTTTACATCGCACAGAGATTGATGAGATACCTGGCGCACTCTGTGGATTCCAGGGTCGATTGTTGGCTGGCTGTGGACGCATGCTGCGTATCTACGATCTGGGCAAGAAGAAGATGCTGCGCAAGTGCGAGAACAAACACATTCcctaccagattgtcaacatTCAAGCCATGGGTCATCGTGTTTATGTGTCCGATGTACAGGAATCTGTATTCTTTATTCGCTATCGTCGTGCCGAGAATCAGCTCATCATATTTGCCGATGATACGCATCCTCGTTGGGTAACGGCCACCACGCTGCTGGACTACGATACCATAGCCATAGCTGACAAGTTTGGCAACCTGAGCATTCAACGCCTGCCGCATTCGGTGACCGATGATGTGGACGAAGATCCAACTGGCACCAAATCTTTATGGGATCGTGGCTTGTTGTCTGGAGCATCGCAGAAGTCGGAGAATATTTGCTCGTTCCATGTGGGCGAGATAATCATGTCACTGCAAAAGGCCACGCTCATTCCTGGCGGATCTGAGGCATTGATCTATTCGACATTGAGTGGAACTGTTGGCGCCTTTGTGCCATTCACCAGTCGCGAGGATTATGACTTCTTCCAGCACCTGGAGATGCATATGCGCAATGAGAATCCTCCGTTGTGTGGCCGCGATCATCTCAGCTACCGCAGCTCATACTATCCGGTGAAGAATGTTCTCGATGGCGATTTGTGCGAACAGTATTTATCCATTGATGCAGTGAAGCAGAAGAGCATTGCCGGCGACATGTTCCGCACGCCAAATCAGATCTGCAAGAAGCTGGAAGACATTCGCACACGCTATGCATTCTAA
- the LOC133844368 gene encoding splicing factor 3B subunit 3 isoform X2, with protein sequence MYLYNLTLQKGTGVTHAVHGNFSGGKQQEVLLSRGKSLELLRPDPNTGKVHTLMSTEIFGCIRALMAFRLTGGTKDYIVVGSDSGRIVILEYIPSKNALEKVHQETFGKSGCRRIVPGQYFAIDPKGRAVMIGAVEKQKLAYIMNRDTQARLTISSPLEAHKSNTLTYHMVGVDVGFDNPMFACLEIDYEEADLDPSGEAAQRTQQTLTFYELDLGLNHVVRKYSEPLEEHANFLVSVPGGNDGPSGVLICSENYLTYKNLGDQHDIRCPIPRRRNDLDDPERGMIFICSATHRTKSMYFFLLQTEQGDIFKITLETDDDVVSEIKLKYFDTVPPATAMCVLKTGFLFVASEFGNHYLYQIAHLGDDDDEPEFSSAMPLEEGETFFFAPRALKNLVLVDELPSFAPIITSQVADLANEDTPQLYVLCGRGPRSTLRVLRHGLEVSEMAVSELPGNPNAVWTVKKRVDGA encoded by the exons ATGTACTTGTATAATTTGACGCTACAAAAGGGCACCGGCGTCACGCACGCGGTGCACGGCAACTTTTCgggtggcaagcagcaagaaGTGCTGCTGTCACGTGGCAAGTCGCTGGAGTTGCTTCGCCCTGATCCCAATACCGGCAAAGTTCACACGTTGATGTCAACCGAAATCTTTGGCTGCATTCGTGCTCTGATGGCCTTTCGTCTGACGGGTGGCACAAAAG ATtacattgttgttggttcaGACTCTGGTCGCATTGTCATTCTGGAATACATTCCCAGCAAGAATGCGTTGGAGAAAGTGCATCAGGAGACCTTTGGCAAGTCCGGCTGTCGTCGGATTGTCCCTGGCCAATACTTTGCCATCGATCCAAAAGGTCGTGCCGTGATGATTGGTGCTGTAGAAAAACAGAAGTTGGCCTACATCATGAACCGTGATACACAGGCTCGCTTAACCATCTCGTCGCCATTGGAAGCACACAAGTCGAACACGCTGACTTATCACATGGTTGGTGTCGATGTTGGCTTTGATAATCCAATGTTTGCTTGCCTGGAAATCGACTACGAAGAAGCAGATTTAGATCCATCAG GTGAAGCAGCTCAGCGCACTCAACAAACACTGACATTTTATGAGTTGGATCTTGGCTTGAATCATGTGGTTCGTAAGTACTCGGAACCACTCGAAGAGCACGCAAATTTCTTGGTTTCTGTACCCGGTGGCAATGACGGACCTTCGGGTGTGCTCATTTGCTCGGAGAATTATCTGACCTACAAGAATCTGGGTGATCAGCATGATATTCGTTGTCCCATTCCACGTCGTCGTAACGATCTCGATGATCCGGAGCGTGGCATGATCTTTATATGCTCGGCAACACATCGCACCAAGAGCATGTACTTCTTTCTGCTGCAAACGGAGCAGGGCGATATCTTTAAGATCACCCTGGAGAccgatgatgatgttgtgtCGGAGATCAAGCTCAAGTACTTTGACACTGTGCCACCAGCAACGGCAATGTGTGTGCTGAAGACTGGCTTTCTGTTCGTCGCCAGCGAATTTGGAAACCA TTATCTGTACCAAATTGCACATCtgggcgatgatgatgatgagcccGAATTCAGCTCTGCGATGCCATTGGAGGAGGGAGAGACTTTCTTCTTTGCTCCACGTGCATTGAAAAACCTCGTGTTGGTCGATGAGTTGCCCTCGTTTGCACCCATTATTACCTCCCAGGTGGCTGATCTGGCCAATGAGGACACGCCACAGTTGTATGTGCTCTGTGGTCGTGGGCCACGCTCTACACTTCGTGTACTGCGTCATGGCCTCGAGGTATCTGAGATGGCTGTCTCTGAGCTGCCCGGTAATCCAAATGCCGTATGGACTGTCAAGAAACGTGTTGATG GCGCTTAA